A window of Streptomyces sp. NBC_01224 genomic DNA:
GTGGGTGAGCACGCACAGGACGGTGCGCGCGTCGACGTCGGTCGTCGCGAGATAACGGTGCGGCCAGTCGACGACCAGCTCGTCGGCCTGCGGGAAGCGGGCCGTCGTGGCGAAGACGGGGCGAGCGTCGCACAATGTGACGTGGTACCCCAGGAACTTTCCCGCGCGGACCAGAGCCGAGGCGAAGTCGATGGCCCCGAAGACGATCATCCGGGGCGGCGGGACGCTCGATTCGACGAGCAGGGTGAGCAGTTGCCCGCAGCGCGAGCCCTCGGCGCCGATGGTGACGGAGCCGGTGCGACCCGCGTCCAGCATCGCGCGGGCGTCAGCCGCAGCGGTGCGGTCCAGCTCCGGATGTCCGCCTAGCCCGCCCTCGTACGAGCCGTCGGGGTGGACGAGCAGGGGGCGGCCGAGGAGTTCCGCGGGCCCGTCGGTGATCCTGGCGACCGCCGCCGCCCGACCTCGTGCGGCGGCGGCGAGCGCGGCGGCGAACACGGCCCGTGCGGGGTCGTCCGCACGGACCGGTGTCACCAGGATGTCGACGACGCCGCCGCAGGTCAGTCCGACCGCGAAAGCGTCCTCGTCGCTGTAGCCGAACTGTTCGCGCACGGTGATGCCGTCGTCCAGCGCCTGACCGCACAGTTCGTACACCGCGCCCTCCACACACCCGCCGGAGACCGATCCGATCGCCGTTCCGTCGCGGTCGACGGCGAGGGCGGCTCCCGGCTGCCGGGGCGCGCTGCCGCCGACCGCCACAACAGTGGCCACGGCGAAGTCGCGTCCCTGCTCGACCCACCGGTTGAGCTCTTCGGCGATGTCCAGCATGGCGTTTCTCCTTCTACGAGTGTGCGGAGGGGCAAAGGAGCCTTCTGCGGGCCGGTCCTACTTGGCGCCGATCCAGCTCTCGATCGGGCTGAGCGCGAAGTACACGACGAACACACCTGTCAGCACCCACATGAAGGCACCGACTTCACGGAACTTGCCCTGCGCGGCCTTGATCGCGGCGAAGGAGATCACTCCGGCGCCGACTCCGGCGGTGATGGAGTACGTGAACGGCATCAGGGCCACGGTCAGGAAGACCGGCACCGCGACGGAGCGGTCGCTCCAGTCGACATGGCGGGCGTTCTGCATCATCATCGCGCCGATGACGACCAGTGCGGCGGCGGCGATCGGGCCCGGCACGATCTGGGCGAGCGGGGTGAAGAACAGCCCAGCGACGAAGAGCACACCGGTGACGACGGAGGACAGACCCGTACGGGCCCCCTCGCCGACGCCGGTCGCCGACTCGATGAAGACGGTCTGGCCGGAAGCTCCGGAGACACCGCCGATCGCCCCGCCCGCGCCGTCGATGAACAGCGCCTTGGACAGGCCCGGCATCCGGCCCTTGCTGTCGGCGAGCCCGGCCTCCGTACCGACGCCGATGATGGTCGCCATCGCGTCGAAGAAGCCGGCCAGCACCAGAGTGAAGACGATCATGCCGACGGTCATGACGCCGATGTCGCCCCAGCCGCCGAACTCGACATGTCCGAAGAGCCCGAAGTCCGGCATCGAGACGGCGCTGCCCTGTAGTTCGG
This region includes:
- a CDS encoding XdhC family protein, with the translated sequence MLDIAEELNRWVEQGRDFAVATVVAVGGSAPRQPGAALAVDRDGTAIGSVSGGCVEGAVYELCGQALDDGITVREQFGYSDEDAFAVGLTCGGVVDILVTPVRADDPARAVFAAALAAAARGRAAAVARITDGPAELLGRPLLVHPDGSYEGGLGGHPELDRTAAADARAMLDAGRTGSVTIGAEGSRCGQLLTLLVESSVPPPRMIVFGAIDFASALVRAGKFLGYHVTLCDARPVFATTARFPQADELVVDWPHRYLATTDVDARTVLCVLTHDAKFDVPLLELALRLPVAYVGAMGSRRTHLERNDRLRDVGVTELELARLHSPIGLDLGARTPEETALSIAAEIVADRRGGSGVPLKGAHTPIHHEGGRPSTGLITSVA